From Caldilineales bacterium, one genomic window encodes:
- a CDS encoding NapC/NirT family cytochrome c, translating to MSLHCLRLRSLISLLLAALSLLVITASARAAPAAQSGSDPNADCLACHGVPGREMQLLGGETLSVYVDGDSFAHSVHGRKDITCTACHTNISGYPHPPQMARDRRDYQLQNYAACRNCHPEVYDKTLDSMHTKALASGERNAAVCTDCHGAHDVTPPARRRPVSTSPASAKTAGAGCCFTTPAGMIPSLAASWRRTRLCRSRGIRKA from the coding sequence ATGTCGCTTCACTGTCTTCGCCTTCGCTCCCTTATCTCCCTCCTCCTGGCGGCGCTATCGCTGCTGGTCATCACCGCTTCGGCCCGCGCCGCGCCTGCCGCCCAATCCGGCTCCGACCCCAACGCCGACTGCCTGGCCTGCCACGGCGTGCCCGGCCGCGAGATGCAATTGCTCGGCGGCGAAACGCTGTCGGTCTACGTCGATGGCGACAGCTTTGCCCACTCGGTTCATGGCCGCAAGGACATCACCTGCACCGCCTGCCACACCAACATCAGCGGCTATCCGCATCCGCCCCAGATGGCCCGCGACCGCCGCGACTACCAGTTGCAGAACTACGCCGCCTGCCGCAACTGCCACCCCGAAGTCTACGACAAAACCCTCGATTCGATGCACACAAAGGCGCTGGCCAGCGGCGAGCGCAATGCCGCCGTCTGCACTGACTGCCACGGCGCCCACGACGTCACACCGCCGGCACGACGCCGACCAGTTTCAACTTCACCGGCCAGCGCAAAGACAGCGGGAGCGGGTTGCTGTTTTACAACGCCCGCTGGTATGATCCCGTCATTGGCCGCTTCCTGGCGGCGGACACGATTGTGCCGGAGCCGGGGAATCCGCAAAGCCTGA
- a CDS encoding glycosyltransferase family 4 protein, producing the protein MRLAILGHFPFDAPARGGIQSVIASLRDELGRDASIDLHLIQHRQGIPEGGYERPGYTVHNFAARPSRLAPNMMRTAGLVAPLLRQLAPDAISTHQYEYALPALDSGRPTVHTIHGFPGKELSTRRTWFTRLASLWELWLERQTLRRVRHIVAISNHVIELYRPRTQAQFHRVNNPVAPLFFEPSPPPEPNRLLFVGNITPRKGLEVAIAAVGRLQPDFPGLLFEIIGATADPAYADALHRQAAPLGDAVRFRGSPPQAEIKEALGRAQALVLTSFDEHAPVIVAEAMAAGRAVAATAVGALPDMVEPGVTGYLAPPGNPEAVAQNLARLLSDPDHAAALGAEAGRRARDLYHPAAVARGYVQALAAAMAGD; encoded by the coding sequence ATGCGCCTCGCCATCCTCGGTCACTTCCCTTTCGATGCTCCCGCCCGCGGCGGTATCCAGAGCGTCATCGCCAGCCTGCGCGACGAGTTGGGCCGCGACGCCAGCATCGACCTGCACCTGATCCAGCACCGGCAGGGCATCCCCGAAGGCGGCTACGAACGGCCGGGCTACACCGTCCACAACTTCGCCGCCCGGCCCAGCCGCCTGGCGCCCAACATGATGCGGACGGCCGGGCTGGTGGCGCCGCTCCTGCGCCAGCTCGCGCCCGACGCCATCTCGACCCACCAATACGAATACGCCCTGCCCGCGCTCGATTCGGGCCGGCCCACCGTCCACACCATCCACGGCTTCCCGGGCAAGGAACTGTCCACCCGCCGCACCTGGTTCACGCGGCTGGCTTCGTTGTGGGAACTCTGGCTGGAGCGCCAGACCTTGCGCCGGGTGCGGCACATCGTCGCCATCTCCAACCACGTGATCGAACTCTACCGCCCGCGCACGCAGGCGCAGTTTCACCGCGTGAACAACCCGGTGGCGCCGCTGTTTTTCGAGCCTTCGCCGCCGCCGGAGCCGAACCGGCTGCTGTTCGTGGGCAACATCACCCCGCGCAAGGGTCTGGAGGTGGCGATCGCCGCCGTCGGGCGCTTGCAGCCGGATTTCCCCGGCCTGTTGTTCGAGATCATCGGCGCCACGGCCGACCCGGCCTATGCCGACGCCCTGCACCGCCAGGCGGCCCCCCTGGGTGACGCCGTTCGTTTCCGTGGCTCGCCGCCGCAGGCTGAGATCAAAGAGGCGCTGGGGCGGGCGCAGGCGCTGGTGCTGACTTCGTTCGACGAGCACGCGCCGGTGATCGTGGCCGAAGCCATGGCGGCCGGGCGGGCGGTGGCGGCGACGGCGGTGGGGGCCTTGCCCGATATGGTCGAGCCGGGCGTCACCGGCTATCTGGCCCCGCCCGGCAACCCCGAAGCCGTGGCGCAGAACCTGGCCCGGCTGCTATCCGACCCCGACCACGCCGCTGCGCTTGGCGCCGAGGCCGGCCGCCGCGCTCGCGACCTCTACCATCCGGCGGCGGTGGCGAGGGGGTATGTGCAGGCGCTGGCGGCGGCGATGGCAGGCGACTGA
- a CDS encoding glycosyltransferase family 4 protein, which yields MRILLFGPYPLPGQTLVGGATAVVQMLARGLAKRPRLEVFVAAAQPGIAPGQENDGPVTVHRLPVTRFRRLRWQSDMRRALVAVASAVQPDVIHAHGVNFYGAAALDAPYPSLVTVHGVIKREAALSGSQSAAEWLAWRYDALYEAWVLRRARHCTAISPYVRRAFAGYPHIAWRDIANPVDNDCFDLRPQPQPGRLLCPARVIPRKGIDTLIRAFARIAPAFPAAHLHIAGETDTHPSYVAACRDLIAAAGLQERIRFLGNLARPDLLAAYEGAQAVVLAARQETAPVALAEAMAAGCPVVATAVGGVPDMLGDELAGLLVPPDDPAALAAALARPLSDPAQAARWGQQARHLAQRFRLDAVLEQTVGAYGGVIGDWRLEIGD from the coding sequence ATGCGCATCCTCCTCTTCGGCCCCTACCCCCTTCCCGGCCAGACGCTCGTCGGCGGGGCCACTGCCGTCGTGCAGATGCTGGCGCGCGGGCTGGCAAAACGGCCGAGGCTGGAGGTGTTCGTCGCCGCCGCCCAGCCGGGTATCGCCCCCGGCCAGGAAAACGACGGCCCTGTAACCGTCCACCGCCTGCCGGTGACGCGCTTCCGGCGGCTGCGCTGGCAAAGCGACATGCGCCGCGCCCTTGTCGCGGTGGCCTCGGCCGTGCAGCCGGATGTGATCCACGCGCACGGGGTCAATTTCTATGGCGCCGCCGCCCTGGATGCACCCTACCCTTCGCTCGTCACCGTCCACGGCGTGATCAAGCGCGAGGCGGCGCTGAGCGGGTCGCAGAGCGCCGCGGAATGGCTGGCCTGGCGCTACGACGCCCTCTATGAGGCCTGGGTGCTGCGCCGCGCCCGCCACTGCACGGCCATCAGCCCCTATGTCCGCCGGGCCTTTGCCGGCTACCCTCACATCGCCTGGCGCGACATCGCCAACCCGGTCGATAACGATTGCTTCGACCTCCGCCCGCAGCCGCAGCCCGGTCGCTTGCTCTGCCCGGCCCGGGTCATCCCCCGCAAAGGCATCGATACGCTCATCCGCGCTTTTGCCCGCATCGCCCCCGCCTTCCCCGCCGCCCACCTTCACATCGCCGGCGAAACCGACACCCATCCCAGCTATGTCGCCGCCTGCCGCGACCTCATCGCCGCCGCCGGGCTGCAAGAGCGCATCCGCTTCCTGGGCAACCTGGCCCGGCCCGACCTGCTGGCCGCTTATGAGGGGGCGCAGGCCGTCGTCCTCGCCGCCCGCCAGGAGACGGCGCCCGTGGCCCTGGCCGAAGCAATGGCCGCCGGCTGCCCGGTGGTGGCCACCGCCGTCGGCGGCGTGCCCGATATGCTGGGCGATGAGCTGGCCGGCCTGCTCGTCCCGCCCGACGACCCCGCCGCCCTGGCCGCCGCCCTGGCCCGGCCCCTGTCCGACCCGGCCCAGGCCGCCCGCTGGGGCCAGCAGGCCCGTCACCTGGCCCAACGCTTCCGACTCGATGCCGTACTCGAGCAGACGGTGGGGGCGTATGGGGGGGTGATTGGGGATTGGAGATTGGAGATTGGAGATTAG
- a CDS encoding glycosyltransferase family 4 protein, with the protein MTRPRLLFVDFAPEPGGSIQSLLLLLRHLDRDRFEPLVLLSPAVARLPAVLELGLPVFGYDAGQGTAIPRRGGRDAGTQGRGEGGTQGGREGETQGRRDAGREGGRERGEMRQWVSVTRRLWLRTRHTAGFIARLIREQRVDLVHLNDALPLAEAGILAAWRCHRPSLVTVRSFTPLDPFHRLISRLPAMGIVTSAALGADQISQGARFRRQIILPNAIDLAPYAVPPDRSGVRAEWGLPPDARLAVVAGRLMRRKGLDTFIQGLAQVAPDFPDLYGLIVGQPDFLEPEIEAELRGLAGRLGVAGRLCFTGFRQNIPRLLLAADLLCFVPAQPEPFGRTVIEGMAAGLPVIAAATGALPDLVSAEKTGLLVPPTDPAALAAALRRLLSAPDLAATMGQAGRRQAGQRFGIEQQTAELAAIYATLQVRRTY; encoded by the coding sequence ATGACCCGGCCTCGCCTCCTCTTTGTCGATTTTGCCCCCGAACCAGGCGGCTCGATCCAGAGCTTGCTCCTGCTCCTGCGCCATCTCGACCGCGACCGCTTCGAGCCGCTCGTCCTCCTCTCCCCGGCCGTCGCCCGTCTGCCGGCCGTCCTCGAACTCGGCCTACCGGTCTTCGGCTACGACGCCGGGCAGGGGACGGCTATCCCGCGCAGGGGAGGGAGGGACGCAGGGACGCAGGGAAGGGGGGAGGGAGGGACGCAGGGAGGGAGGGAGGGGGAGACGCAGGGACGCAGAGACGCAGGGAGAGAGGGAGGGAGGGAGAGGGGGGAGATGCGGCAGTGGGTATCCGTCACCCGGCGGCTGTGGCTGCGCACCCGCCATACGGCTGGCTTCATCGCCCGGCTCATTCGCGAGCAGAGGGTCGATCTCGTCCACCTCAACGACGCCCTCCCCCTGGCCGAAGCCGGCATCCTGGCCGCCTGGCGCTGCCATCGCCCCAGCCTCGTCACCGTCCGCTCCTTCACCCCGCTCGACCCCTTCCATCGCCTCATCAGCCGGCTGCCGGCGATGGGCATCGTCACTTCCGCCGCCCTCGGTGCTGACCAGATCAGCCAGGGCGCCCGCTTTCGCCGCCAGATCATCCTGCCCAATGCCATCGACCTGGCCCCCTACGCCGTCCCGCCCGACCGCAGCGGCGTGCGCGCCGAATGGGGCCTGCCGCCCGACGCCCGTTTGGCCGTGGTGGCCGGCCGATTGATGCGCCGCAAGGGACTCGATACGTTCATCCAGGGACTGGCCCAGGTCGCGCCCGACTTCCCCGACCTGTACGGCCTCATCGTCGGCCAGCCGGACTTTCTGGAGCCGGAGATCGAGGCCGAGCTGCGGGGCCTGGCCGGCCGGTTGGGCGTGGCCGGGCGGCTGTGCTTCACCGGCTTTCGCCAGAACATCCCCCGCCTGCTGCTGGCCGCCGACCTGCTCTGCTTCGTCCCCGCCCAGCCGGAACCCTTCGGCCGCACCGTGATCGAAGGCATGGCCGCCGGGCTGCCGGTCATCGCCGCCGCCACCGGCGCCCTGCCCGACCTGGTGAGCGCCGAGAAGACCGGGCTGCTCGTCCCGCCCACCGACCCTGCCGCCCTGGCCGCCGCCCTCCGCCGCCTTCTCTCTGCACCTGATCTTGCGGCCACGATGGGGCAGGCAGGGCGCAGGCAGGCGGGCCAGCGTTTCGGCATCGAGCAGCAGACGGCCGAGTTGGCGGCGATCTACGCGACTCTACAGGTGCGACGCACTTATTGA